The Candida orthopsilosis Co 90-125, chromosome 3 draft sequence sequence AAGAAGCACTCCAAGTATATATAAGTGGTATAATCACCAATCGTTATCTCTGAAACGATATGAACCTTAATCAATTTTAACACAATGGGGTCACCATCAGGATCGAATTTTGTATTGCTTGATTATTTGGCTGCGCTtgttttcatcttcattggATTATGCGTTGTAGTGAAGAAGTTGGATAGTATCGTTTACGAATTGCAAGCTTTGAATGGTAACTTGGCCGCCCTTAGAagataatttgaatttatatagtttgattcaataaataaatatatcaaaaaattttatatCACTCTAAtgcttcaattgatcaaccCATTTTGGTTCAATAATCAATACCTCACATGATGTCAACAACTCACAATCTTCCAAgaatttctttgtttcatcaattaaatAAACATCTCCCTTGACCCAACACTTTCTACCGATTTTCTTAAACACCGTGCACTTGATACATACCCACGAATCGACTTTAGTTGGTTGCTTGTAATTGACATTTAAATTCGCAGTGACCCCACGtttactttcaaaattgagaaatcCCACACGGCAAGTTAGCTCATCAAGCAAAGTGGCTAATAAGCCTCCATGAACAATACCCTTGTGGCCAGATAAAGCATCTccaagttgcaaaaacgTAATGGAATAGTTATCACGATCATCTGGATTAGTTATctcattgaattgaaaatggtaaTCATCGATAAAGTACAAAGTTTGAGACCGATAAGCAATTTTATGTGGTCCTGATAATGTAGCACCAGTGAGGTTGGGATACAAACGCTCTACTACGTCAAGGGTCTTTGTGTTGGTTGATGTGAATTTCTGAAACGAGTCAATGAAATGCTGGTACACGGGGAATGTGAGAATTTGTTGTTCTAAAGTTTCTTCCAATAAAAGCTCCTCCTTGAGTACAGACTCCTCTGTACTTGCTGGCACGACATGATCAACAGTCATGGCTTCTGGTGTTCTCTGGGGTAAAATGTTTGTCATACAATTTTGACTCATTTTGCAATtatttttacttttttatCCGTAAGTTCGGATTTAAAATATCCTCGGCTACTACAAAAGCCTAAAAAGACAAACAAATTATTTATAACCTGTATAAGCGCTACAACATTGAAAAGACGTCTACTCTTGACCAAAACCAACAGTCTCTTCCACAGCCAAGGATAACTTCTGTTTCAAACTTTCATAGTCAGCATATGGTGGCAAATCAACTCTATTGAAACATGTATGTGACTTGGGCAATTGGTTAGGCTCACCAGCTTTCTCAATTGTGAATCTTCTTGGACCATCACTACCTTGCAAATCCTTGAAACCATTGACCGGTATACGTGAAGTACCAGTGGTAAATTGTAACAAACGAGCTTTTTGTTCGGAATCCCATTCGTTGATACATTTCCAGAACCATTGTATAACTTGGTCCAGCTCTTGGTATCCTCTGTAATCAGTATGTTTCTTCCAGTCAACAGTGTCAATTTCTGCCAATCcaccaatcaacaattccaattccCTTTCATCAAACACGTTCACCAATTCTTGTGGTatcaattcattaaatCCATCAATAAACGCTTTAAACTGCTCTTCAACACGTTTGGAGATCCTCCATTCCGTTATCAATTCAACATATTCATGTTTGTTCTCCTCAGTGACCTCTATATTCTTTCCATCAGGCTTCAAATCAACCTCCACTCTTTCACCAAATATTTCTTCCTCAGTACTAAATGTCAAGTCCAATATATCAGTGATGTCATTATCTAAGATCCATTTTAAAGATCTGTAGAATTCCGCATCAACACCTTCCATATCTTGAAGAACAACTTTTTTGTGTAGCATCATCTTGTACAAGGCACCAACGAAAAATGCGTCCAAGAATCGTCTGTGGAACACACCCAAACCAACAACTCTTCcaataaatttgaagtaATTCAAATGTTCTGGATTAATACTTGAATTAGGATTGATTTGCAATGTGTAGTTATCATGTGAACTGTACTCAAACAAACAGTAAAATGGATTAAACATATCATGtgacaacaagaaaaagaattcacGAGACACTCCACCATAATCTAGACCTTCTTCACCATCGAATTTAATCATTAGtctctttttcaagtcTTCAGGTGTTTGTCTCATAATTTCTTGATAACTATCCTCGAATATATGATCTCTTCTAACCTTGATGTGGCATTGACCAGGAAGAATTCTCAATGCCGGTTGCGAGCGGAAGTAAATCACTTTTCTTCTGAAATCACGCTTATATTGAGGTACATTTTGGTCCAAAGAAGATGGCAATCTTGGGTCATCCCAAGTAGTGGTCTTTGTATTATGATCAACAAAGTAAACTCTTGCAGTATTGGTCAATCTCATTTCCCAGCCTGAAGGCAAAGGTCCCAATTGACTGAcaggttgttgttgtatagTAGTGTTGGCGCCGAAAGTACGAATATACTGCTGTCTTCTTGGATCAACCCATGTTGTCGTTCTCGTATTATGATCGACAAAGTATGGTCTACCTTCATTTGTAAAACGTTGCTCCCAACCAGAAGGTAATTCGCCTAACCCTGATGTAGTTGCACCAGATGCAGCCATAGATACTGCAGCAGCTGGATTAACTGGAGTATTGGCACCAGTTGCATTGACAGTGACATTACCACTGGTTACGGAATTATTTGACGGTTGTGGCAATGGACTTGTTGGTGTCTCCCCTGGTAATGTTCTACCACGATGTTGTCTTCTTTCAGCTTCAGTATCGTGTTGTCTTTGATTGCCCCTTTCAGCCTCACTTTGATCCAATGCGGGTCTTTGCCAAGTAGTTGTTCTTGAGTTATGATCAACATAATATGTTCTTCCAAAATTATCAGTTCTTCTTTCCCATCCGGGTGGTAGTCTTCCATATTGGtcttcaaatgaagaatATTGTCTATGAGCTGTAGAACTACTTGAAGCAGCTGCAGCAGTGGCAGCAATAGGTCCAGCTGACGACGAAGCGCTAGGGCTAGTGGCAGGTGGGGGGGCTGCAGAAGCGGTACCATTGGAAGTAGCTCTTTGTCCATTGGAAGATCTAATACCGGACCCGTTAGCCAGAGATCTACTATGTGAAATAACGACAATAATCTTTCCACTAATGGCAACATTTTCCATCagttttttcaaatctctaGTAATTGTTTCTTCTGAATTTGGTAATCCAAAGTCAATTAAATCGCCAATTCGAACATTAACAACTCCGAGAAACCCTTGATCCTtctttttaaactttttctGATCAAATACTTGTATGACTAATATAGAATCCTCCAGTGCTTGGAAAGTAAACGTTTCATTCCAGTATGGGTTGAGTGTCTTTTTAGCAGTTTTTGTAGTTTTGGTCTGTGATCCGTCAACTGTAATAACGGCAAATGGATCAGGTTGACGAAATACATCCCTTTTGTAAAGGGATTCCGCAGCAACCAACTTGACACTGATTGCCGACGTGTTTCTGGACATAATTACTTAGTATAAGCAATAATTGTGAATGTATAGTTTCAGAAATGCGATTTATTCCGACTGATCCTTGTTCAATGAATCGGATGTGTTGTCCGTACTGGTGACTCTTTGTCTGTCCCTTGGTGAACGAAAGTCGTGCGAAATGTAAAAGATCGATTCAAACTATCCTTTTGGTTATTCGATGCTTAGATTTCGAGACTTCCAATAGGGATGTATGAAGCTTTATGATATGAGTTATGCCCTGTAATGTGATTCAGTCAGATAGGGTTGTCTTTAGTACAAGTCCTGTCTCTTTTAGTCTCTTCTATAATTCGATTGAACTTTCTTCtgtcttttttttttggttgtcGTTGTTCGTTTTTGTTCGCTTTCTTCTGTTCAAAGCAATTTCTTACTTTCTTTCTCTCGCCTTTAGTAATTTCTGACATTGTCACTTTAGTGTAACTAACTAACTAACTAACTAACTAACACATATGAGGTTATCGTAATCATTTACACTTTGATGACTCGCTGAGCAAGAATATGGATTCGTCGACTACATCTTGTGCGTCTGCTGAATCAGGAGAGAATCATTATCCCAGAGGAAGCTTTGCTACAAGTTTTAGTCATATTTCGAGTCGTTGATTATCCTATACATCCTAATAAGACAAGTTCAAGTTATCCAATGATCTGAATATATCACTATATTTGTAGTTTCTCAAATCATGTCCTGAATAAGTCTTGAATAATACATTGTCTGTTTGCTCAGAAGACGCAGCATTTTCTACCATCTCATTAGCAACAATTTGCTTCCCATTTCCCTTCTCATGCACAATCATGGCATCCAAATCAGTTGCTATGGTAGATAAAGAGTCCAT is a genomic window containing:
- a CDS encoding Rsp5 E3 ubiquitin ligase (NEDD4 family): MSRNTSAISVKLVAAESLYKRDVFRQPDPFAVITVDGSQTKTTKTAKKTLNPYWNETFTFQASEDSILVIQVFDQKKFKKKDQGFLGVVNVRIGDLIDFGLPNSEETITRDLKKSMENVAISGKIIVVISHSRSSANGSGIRSSNGQRATSNGTASAAPPPATSPSASSSAGPIAATAAAASSSSTAHRQYSSFEDQYGRLPPGWERRTDNFGRTYYVDHNSRTTTWQRPALDQSEAERGNQRQHDTEAERRQHRGRTLPGETPTSPLPQPSNNSVTSGNVTVNATGANTPVNPAAAVSMAASGATTSGLGELPSGWEQRFTNEGRPYFVDHNTRTTTWVDPRRQQYIRTFGANTTIQQQPVSQLGPLPSGWEMRLTNTARVYFVDHNTKTTTWDDPRLPSSLDQNVPQYKRDFRRKVIYFRSQPALRILPGQCHIKVRRDHIFEDSYQEIMRQTPEDLKKRLMIKFDGEEGLDYGGVSREFFFLLSHDMFNPFYCLFEYSSHDNYTLQINPNSSINPEHLNYFKFIGRVVGLGVFHRRFLDAFFVGALYKMMLHKKVVLQDMEGVDAEFYRSLKWILDNDITDILDLTFSTEEEIFGERVEVDLKPDGKNIEVTEENKHEYVELITEWRISKRVEEQFKAFIDGFNELIPQELVNVFDERELELLIGGLAEIDTVDWKKHTDYRGYQESDQVIQWFWKCINEWDSEQKARLLQFTTGTSRIPVNGFKDLQGSDGPRRFTIEKAGEPNQLPKSHTCFNRVDLPPYADYESLKQKLSLAVEETVGFGQE